Part of the Corynebacterium canis genome is shown below.
CCGATCCACACCGGTGAGATCCCAAGTCCCATCGGCCCGTTGCACGCCCTTCGCTGCAAGCTCGTAGGCGCGCCCCTCGGCGATGGCCAGGTGGGCGTCGATAAGCTCCTGCCCGGTGCGCAACAACCGCTCCACAAAGCCTTGCAAATCTTCGTTCGGACGCGGGTGCGTCGCCTCACCCACCGGCACAATGTCATCGACGCGCGTAATGCGGAAGGAACGCGGGGCATCACGATCGATATCGAAGCCCACGAGGTAAAGCCGATCGCGCACGTTGACCAAACCCCACGGGTCCATCGTACGTGTGATCGCCTGCGCCGCCTGCCCCGAACGATACTGAAACGCTATTCGACGCCCGCGCCGGGTGGCGTTGAGCAATGCGTCCAGCTGGCGAGCAGACAACGTAGAAATATCGTTTACTGCCGTGAATTGAGGTGCGGAATGGAGCTCACGATCTGCGCCTGCAGCTGCCAGCTTCGTCCACCCGGAGCGAGCGAAGGAACCAAGGTCCGGATCGAAACCCAGTTCGCCCGCGAGACCGAGCACGGTGGCCTCCGCGGGCGTAAAGTGCACTGGCGGCAACATGTACCGCTCGCGCTGCAGCCGGTAGCCAGCCTGAGCCACGGACTCGATGGGCACCCCTACCTTAGCCAAAATAGCACGGT
Proteins encoded:
- a CDS encoding helix-turn-helix transcriptional regulator, with the protein product MVARDRVIERLTNLTFAFLNADRLGRKFLSPQWIHEHVDGYAEYSAASFHTIFTRDRAILAKVGVPIESVAQAGYRLQRERYMLPPVHFTPAEATVLGLAGELGFDPDLGSFARSGWTKLAAAGADRELHSAPQFTAVNDISTLSARQLDALLNATRRGRRIAFQYRSGQAAQAITRTMDPWGLVNVRDRLYLVGFDIDRDAPRSFRITRVDDIVPVGEATHPRPNEDLQGFVERLLRTGQELIDAHLAIAEGRAYELAAKGVQRADGTWDLTGVDRNWLVRTAAAYAPHAVVLGPSEVREAVIQQLAVAQEVYRGA